In Pengzhenrongella sicca, a single genomic region encodes these proteins:
- a CDS encoding MFS transporter: MTDKIVLPPAAAPDSVLPPVDKANLRRAAWAGGIGTALENFDFTIYGTASAIIFGKIFFPNLDPTVGMIASFGTLFVGFGARPLGGMFFSKYGDRLGRKFVMVATLFLMGTATFAVGLLPTYAAVGIWAPILLLMVRFLQGFGAGAEQASGIVLLTETAPKGKRGRYASLVFVGAAAGAATAAIVWILVQRMSDEALLSYGWRLVFFSSIFVTIAAYIIRRKVKESPVFEELKVEGVVKEEVSPVADVWKNGKKHLARIFFMNVGANAHSYLYQVFLGAYLIDYLDVDAKLIPKFLLVGALCACFSAVLFGIASDKFGRKRMYLITTGFLLLFSFPAFLMINTGNLVLICLVIVIGFMVASQGTVGVQAAYFPELFGSRYRYAGVALGREFSSVFGGGLAPLICSALIKWTTGSWWPVAVYMVVIMGITFVTTLFAPETVDRDLLIEEDAV; this comes from the coding sequence ATGACTGACAAGATCGTCCTTCCACCCGCGGCGGCGCCCGACAGCGTCCTGCCCCCCGTCGACAAGGCGAACCTGCGCCGCGCGGCCTGGGCCGGCGGCATCGGTACGGCCCTCGAGAACTTCGACTTCACGATCTACGGCACCGCCTCGGCCATCATCTTCGGGAAGATCTTCTTCCCGAACCTCGACCCGACGGTCGGCATGATCGCGTCCTTCGGCACGCTCTTCGTCGGCTTCGGCGCGCGCCCGCTCGGCGGGATGTTCTTCTCCAAGTACGGCGACCGCCTCGGCCGCAAGTTCGTCATGGTCGCCACGCTGTTCCTCATGGGCACCGCGACCTTCGCCGTCGGCCTCCTGCCGACCTACGCCGCCGTCGGCATCTGGGCGCCGATCCTGCTCCTCATGGTCCGGTTCCTCCAGGGCTTCGGCGCCGGCGCCGAGCAGGCGAGCGGCATCGTGCTGCTCACCGAGACGGCACCGAAGGGCAAGCGCGGGCGCTACGCCTCGCTCGTCTTCGTCGGGGCGGCCGCGGGTGCGGCCACCGCCGCGATCGTCTGGATCCTCGTCCAGCGCATGTCCGATGAGGCGCTACTCTCCTACGGCTGGCGCCTGGTCTTCTTCAGCTCGATCTTCGTCACGATCGCCGCGTACATCATTCGCCGCAAGGTGAAGGAGTCGCCGGTCTTCGAGGAGCTCAAGGTCGAGGGCGTCGTCAAGGAAGAGGTCTCGCCGGTCGCGGACGTCTGGAAGAACGGCAAGAAGCACCTCGCCCGGATCTTCTTCATGAACGTCGGCGCCAACGCGCACTCGTACCTCTACCAGGTGTTCCTCGGCGCGTACCTGATCGACTACCTGGACGTCGACGCCAAGCTCATCCCGAAGTTCCTGCTCGTCGGCGCGCTGTGCGCCTGCTTCTCCGCGGTGCTCTTCGGGATCGCGTCGGACAAGTTCGGTCGCAAGCGCATGTACCTGATCACGACCGGCTTCCTCCTGCTCTTCTCGTTCCCGGCCTTCCTCATGATCAACACCGGCAACCTCGTCCTGATCTGCCTCGTCATCGTGATCGGCTTCATGGTCGCGTCGCAGGGCACGGTCGGCGTCCAGGCCGCGTACTTCCCGGAGCTCTTCGGCTCCCGCTACCGGTACGCCGGCGTGGCCCTCGGGCGCGAGTTCTCGTCGGTCTTCGGTGGCGGCCTCGCGCCGCTCATCTGCTCCGCGCTGATCAAGTGGACCACCGGCTCCTGGTGGCCCGTCGCGGTGTACATGGTCGTGATCATGGGCATCACGTTCGTCACGACGCTCTTCGCCCCCGAGACGGTCGACCGCGACCTGCTCATCGAGGAAGACGCCGTCTAG
- a CDS encoding IclR family transcriptional regulator, whose product MSTDIVAAGPDVTNAAVSEQISVTAVSSASEKTLLVLEAALTHARFTDVVAATGLAKATAHRIIGTLVERQFVALAEDGSYLPGPKSLSLAARALQRIDISAIARPFVEALVARSGCTVHLGAVNGDEIIYLIRADSDKPYQMPSRVGLAVPLHCTGIGKTVLADYTDDQLERFVVRAGLPRRTEHTLTTARALRAEIGSVRALGYALDREENVPGLACVAAPIRDHTGTVKYGISISTLLLEHSLEQIEAMAPMATDAAAQISAALGYHA is encoded by the coding sequence GTGAGTACCGACATCGTTGCGGCAGGACCCGACGTGACGAACGCGGCCGTGTCCGAGCAGATCTCCGTGACGGCGGTCTCGAGTGCGAGCGAGAAGACCTTGCTCGTGCTCGAGGCCGCGCTCACCCACGCGCGGTTCACCGACGTCGTCGCGGCGACGGGGCTGGCCAAGGCGACCGCGCACCGCATCATCGGGACCCTCGTCGAGCGCCAGTTCGTGGCGCTGGCCGAGGACGGCAGCTACCTGCCGGGGCCGAAGAGCCTGTCGTTAGCCGCGCGGGCCTTGCAGCGCATCGACATCTCCGCGATCGCCCGGCCGTTCGTCGAGGCGCTCGTCGCACGCTCCGGCTGCACGGTCCACCTCGGCGCCGTCAACGGCGACGAGATCATCTACCTCATCCGCGCGGACTCCGACAAGCCGTACCAGATGCCGTCCCGGGTCGGGCTGGCGGTCCCGCTGCACTGCACCGGGATAGGCAAGACGGTGCTGGCCGACTATACCGACGACCAGCTCGAGCGGTTCGTCGTCCGCGCCGGCCTGCCGCGCCGCACCGAGCACACCCTGACCACGGCGCGGGCGCTGCGCGCCGAGATCGGGTCGGTGCGCGCCCTCGGGTACGCGCTGGACCGCGAGGAGAACGTCCCCGGGCTCGCCTGCGTCGCGGCCCCGATTCGCGACCACACCGGCACCGTCAAGTACGGCATCAGCATCTCGACCCTGCTCCTGGAGCACAGCCTGGAGCAGATCGAGGCGATGGCCCCCATGGCCACCGACGCCGCGGCCCAGATCTCGGCGGCCCTCGGCTACCACGCCTGA
- a CDS encoding TRAP transporter large permease yields the protein MDSAALAGLILIVGIAVFLAIGAPISVGVGLSAALAMFSILGVENGVLTAAQQMFRGINSFALLAIPFFVLAGVIMNNGGIALRLINAAKVLVGKLPGSLAHTNVAANALFGAVSGSAIAAAAAVGSTMGPLQAKEKYDKNFAAAVNIASAPSGMLIPPSNLMIVYSLVSSTSVAALFVAGYIPGIMWALSCMVIVYLYARKHPELKTTGKVGFAQGLKTILDAVPSLLLIAVVIGGILLGYFTATEAAVIAVVYSLVLSFIYRTITVKQLPGILMDAARTTAVVTFLVGVSTIMGFVLSFAKIPALVSSTMFGISENPVILLIMIAVVLLVVGCFMDATPAVLIFTPIFLPMVVSFGINPIHFGIMMIFNLCIGTITPPVGTVLFVGAKIAGVSIEAVFRRLLPFFAALVVVLLMVIFTPGLSLWLPTAIGLITP from the coding sequence ATGGACTCCGCAGCACTCGCAGGCCTCATCCTCATCGTCGGGATCGCCGTCTTCCTCGCGATCGGCGCACCGATCAGCGTGGGCGTCGGGCTCTCCGCCGCCCTCGCCATGTTCTCGATCCTCGGGGTCGAGAACGGCGTTCTCACCGCGGCACAGCAGATGTTCCGCGGCATCAACTCGTTCGCCCTGCTGGCCATCCCGTTCTTCGTGCTCGCCGGGGTGATCATGAACAACGGGGGCATCGCCCTCCGGCTGATCAACGCGGCGAAGGTGCTCGTGGGCAAGCTACCCGGCTCGCTGGCGCACACCAACGTCGCGGCGAACGCCCTCTTCGGCGCCGTCAGCGGGTCGGCCATCGCGGCCGCCGCGGCGGTCGGCTCGACGATGGGTCCGCTGCAGGCGAAGGAGAAGTACGACAAGAACTTCGCCGCGGCGGTCAACATCGCGTCGGCCCCGTCCGGGATGCTGATCCCGCCGAGCAACCTGATGATCGTGTACTCCCTGGTGTCGAGCACGTCGGTCGCGGCGCTGTTCGTCGCGGGGTACATCCCCGGCATCATGTGGGCGCTGAGCTGCATGGTCATCGTGTACCTCTACGCCCGCAAGCACCCGGAGCTGAAGACGACCGGCAAAGTCGGCTTCGCCCAGGGGCTCAAGACGATCCTGGACGCCGTCCCGTCGCTGCTGCTCATCGCCGTCGTGATCGGCGGGATCCTGCTCGGCTACTTCACCGCGACCGAGGCCGCCGTGATCGCCGTCGTCTACTCGCTGGTGCTGTCGTTCATCTACCGCACGATCACCGTCAAGCAGCTGCCGGGGATCCTCATGGACGCGGCGCGGACCACCGCCGTCGTGACCTTCCTGGTGGGGGTCTCGACGATCATGGGCTTCGTGCTCTCGTTCGCCAAGATCCCGGCGCTCGTCTCGTCGACGATGTTCGGGATCAGCGAGAACCCGGTGATCCTCCTGATCATGATCGCGGTCGTGCTGCTCGTCGTCGGCTGCTTCATGGACGCGACGCCGGCGGTACTGATCTTCACGCCGATCTTCCTGCCGATGGTCGTGAGCTTCGGGATCAACCCGATCCACTTCGGCATCATGATGATCTTCAACCTGTGCATCGGCACGATCACCCCGCCGGTCGGCACCGTCCTGTTCGTCGGCGCCAAGATCGCCGGCGTGAGCATCGAGGCCGTCTTCCGGCGGCTGCTGCCCTTCTTCGCGGCGCTCGTGGTGGTGCTCCTGATGGTCATCTTCACGCCGGGCCTATCGCTCTGGCTGCCGACGGCGATCGGGCTCATCACCCCGTAG
- a CDS encoding TRAP transporter small permease, producing MTAVKNAIDRALTWLCVVLFAALVLDVVWQVFARQVLNSPSGWSEELAKYLFIWLGLFGSALVFGERGHISVDILARRLPPKVQLVVAVIVQLSILALAGLVLVWGGYRVVDLAWDQNLTGLPLNVGPLYLALPISGVLTVLYTLYHLIRIITGAELAVDSDAELDLT from the coding sequence ATGACCGCAGTAAAGAACGCGATCGACCGAGCCCTGACGTGGCTGTGCGTGGTGCTGTTCGCCGCGCTCGTGCTCGACGTCGTCTGGCAGGTCTTCGCCCGCCAGGTCCTCAACAGCCCCAGTGGCTGGTCCGAGGAGCTCGCGAAGTACCTGTTCATCTGGTTGGGCCTCTTCGGGTCCGCGCTGGTGTTCGGCGAACGAGGCCACATCTCGGTCGACATCCTGGCGCGCAGGCTTCCCCCGAAGGTGCAGCTCGTCGTCGCCGTCATCGTGCAGCTGTCGATCCTCGCGCTCGCGGGGCTCGTGCTGGTGTGGGGCGGCTACCGCGTGGTGGACCTGGCGTGGGACCAGAACCTCACCGGCCTCCCGCTCAACGTCGGCCCGCTGTACTTGGCGCTGCCGATCTCCGGTGTCCTCACCGTGCTGTACACGCTTTACCACCTGATCCGGATCATCACGGGCGCCGAGCTCGCGGTGGACTCCGACGCCGAACTCGATCTCACGTAA
- a CDS encoding TRAP transporter substrate-binding protein, which yields MRRNKAVSIAALIGASVLAFSACSAGTGAAVSTADSSEAADSGPADTVFKLAFNQQPTHPQAVSLTAMGERLTERTDGRYGIEVFPNETLGAQRETIELVQAGTIEMAMIAGPLLENFNPDFVVFDLPFTFDSQAHQRETTNDPEIVSELYSSLDDQGIHVLGAFHGGVRNMYNSKGPITTPADLAGMKIRVIESDTNIEMMKLMGGSGTPMGMGEVYTAIQSGVIDGAENNELSYTSVKHSEVAPYYSYTRHLMLPDYLIVNPTVLAAMSAEDQEVLLDEISITVEEEGSLWETQVEEATQLAADSGVKFNEVDEAAFAAALEPLVESKLDNDFIRDIHAKVRAAAE from the coding sequence ATGAGACGCAACAAGGCCGTTTCGATCGCCGCTCTGATCGGGGCGTCGGTGCTCGCGTTCAGCGCGTGCAGCGCGGGAACCGGCGCCGCCGTGAGCACGGCGGACAGCTCGGAGGCGGCCGACTCCGGCCCCGCCGACACCGTCTTCAAGCTCGCGTTCAACCAGCAGCCGACGCACCCGCAGGCCGTCTCGCTCACCGCGATGGGCGAGCGGCTCACCGAGCGCACCGACGGCCGGTACGGCATTGAGGTCTTCCCGAACGAGACGCTCGGCGCCCAGCGCGAGACGATCGAACTGGTCCAGGCCGGCACGATCGAGATGGCGATGATCGCGGGCCCGCTGCTCGAGAACTTCAACCCCGACTTCGTCGTGTTCGACCTGCCGTTCACGTTCGACTCGCAGGCGCACCAGCGCGAGACGACGAACGACCCGGAGATCGTCTCCGAGCTGTACTCGTCCCTCGACGACCAGGGCATCCACGTGCTCGGCGCATTCCACGGCGGCGTGCGCAACATGTACAACTCGAAGGGCCCGATCACCACGCCGGCCGATCTCGCTGGCATGAAGATCCGCGTCATCGAGTCGGACACCAACATCGAGATGATGAAGCTCATGGGCGGCAGCGGAACCCCCATGGGGATGGGCGAGGTCTACACCGCCATCCAGTCCGGCGTGATCGACGGCGCCGAGAACAACGAGCTGAGCTACACGAGCGTCAAGCACTCCGAGGTCGCGCCGTACTACAGCTACACGCGCCACCTCATGCTTCCGGACTACCTGATCGTCAACCCGACGGTGCTCGCGGCGATGTCCGCTGAGGACCAGGAGGTCCTGCTCGACGAGATCTCGATCACGGTCGAGGAGGAGGGCTCGCTCTGGGAGACCCAGGTCGAGGAGGCCACGCAGCTCGCGGCCGACTCCGGCGTGAAGTTCAACGAGGTCGACGAGGCCGCCTTCGCCGCCGCGCTCGAGCCGCTGGTCGAGAGCAAGCTCGACAACGACTTCATCCGCGACATCCACGCCAAGGTCCGCGCCGCGGCCGAGTAA
- a CDS encoding DUF4862 family protein, with protein MTSLSGLLLAGYAMAPSDPEDEAEFFAGVAELGVGGLEYALPVEGTPSLEPSWVTRNVRPDWDLLVTLVPTLMARLGKEPGYGLGSTDEGCRAKALADIGRARDLAVRLADEHGRRRVVAIEVHSAPGPRGGSREAFAKSLDEILTWDLAGAELLVEHCDAYLPGQSVAKGFWKLEDELAAVQAVGVAPEVLGMSVNWGRSVIEGRDIALAVEHTKAVAEAGLLRALVFSGASGAETAWAPAWADTHIWPRGDDPALALASDSLLGPAEMLDTLRVAGDVPRVGLKIAMRPADASVATRLAVAKAALTEIAVAQASL; from the coding sequence ATGACTTCCCTTTCCGGCCTGCTTCTCGCCGGCTACGCGATGGCGCCCAGCGACCCCGAGGACGAGGCGGAGTTCTTCGCCGGCGTGGCCGAGCTCGGCGTCGGCGGCCTCGAGTACGCCCTGCCCGTCGAGGGCACGCCGAGCCTCGAGCCGTCCTGGGTGACCCGCAACGTCCGCCCCGACTGGGACCTGCTCGTCACGCTCGTCCCGACCCTGATGGCCCGCCTCGGGAAGGAGCCCGGCTACGGCCTGGGCTCGACCGACGAGGGCTGCCGCGCGAAGGCGCTCGCCGACATCGGCCGCGCGCGCGACCTGGCCGTCCGGCTCGCCGACGAGCACGGCCGACGCCGCGTCGTCGCGATCGAGGTGCACAGCGCGCCCGGGCCGCGCGGCGGCTCGCGCGAGGCGTTCGCGAAGTCCCTCGATGAGATCCTCACCTGGGACCTCGCCGGCGCCGAGCTGCTCGTCGAGCACTGCGACGCGTACCTGCCGGGCCAGTCCGTGGCCAAGGGGTTCTGGAAGCTCGAGGACGAGCTCGCCGCGGTCCAGGCCGTCGGCGTCGCCCCCGAGGTGCTCGGGATGAGCGTCAACTGGGGCCGGTCCGTGATCGAGGGCCGCGACATCGCCCTCGCCGTCGAGCACACGAAGGCGGTCGCCGAGGCCGGGCTGCTGCGCGCGCTCGTCTTCTCGGGCGCCAGCGGCGCCGAGACCGCCTGGGCCCCGGCCTGGGCCGACACGCACATCTGGCCGCGCGGCGACGACCCGGCGCTCGCGCTCGCGTCCGACTCGCTGCTGGGCCCGGCCGAGATGCTCGACACGCTCCGCGTCGCGGGCGACGTGCCGCGCGTCGGGCTGAAGATCGCCATGCGTCCGGCGGACGCCAGCGTCGCCACGCGGCTCGCCGTCGCCAAGGCCGCGCTGACCGAGATCGCCGTGGCCCAGGCGAGCCTCTAG
- the nhaA gene encoding Na+/H+ antiporter NhaA yields the protein MSDRPTLYSRLTPGGERNFADDLRAENTGAILLLLGAVVALVWVNSPLRDSYAALSEITFGPAALHLDLTVAEWATDGLLAIFFFVVGLELKREMVDGQLRRPSTAIVPILAAVGGMAAPAAIYALINATSAGGSMHGWAVPVATDIAFAVAVLTVFGKRLPTALRAFLLTLAVVDDLLGIVVIAIFYADGLQFAWLAASFATIALFAVLVRRRGMTAWVLVPLAVAAWGFMHASGVHATIAGVIIGFTVPALARGAESISIAEHLEHLWRPVSAGFAVPVFALFAAGVSLSPDDLASTAGDPAALGVAFGLVLGKPIGILIATFLLVKLTGASLDPSVRWPDLMAVSVVAGVGFTVSLLIGELSFAPDSPHSAHVKAAVLIGSLTSATLGAALLTWRTRVHLTPRPHPHPTEFSEDPARNSHRLP from the coding sequence ATGAGTGACCGCCCGACCCTGTACAGCCGCCTGACTCCCGGCGGCGAACGCAACTTCGCGGACGACCTGCGCGCCGAGAACACCGGCGCGATCCTGCTCCTGCTCGGCGCCGTCGTCGCCCTCGTCTGGGTGAACTCGCCGCTGCGCGACTCGTACGCCGCGCTCAGCGAGATCACGTTCGGGCCGGCGGCGCTGCACCTCGACCTGACCGTCGCCGAGTGGGCGACCGACGGCCTGCTCGCGATCTTCTTCTTCGTCGTCGGCCTCGAGCTCAAGCGGGAGATGGTCGACGGGCAGCTCCGGCGGCCCTCGACCGCGATCGTGCCGATCCTCGCGGCCGTCGGCGGCATGGCCGCGCCCGCGGCGATCTACGCGCTGATCAACGCCACCTCGGCCGGCGGCTCGATGCACGGCTGGGCAGTCCCCGTCGCGACCGACATCGCCTTCGCCGTCGCGGTCCTGACCGTCTTCGGCAAGCGCCTGCCCACGGCGCTGCGCGCCTTCCTGCTGACCCTCGCCGTCGTCGACGACCTCCTCGGCATCGTGGTCATCGCGATCTTCTACGCCGACGGCCTGCAGTTCGCCTGGCTGGCGGCGTCGTTCGCGACCATCGCCCTGTTCGCGGTCCTCGTGCGTCGGCGCGGGATGACCGCGTGGGTGCTCGTCCCGCTCGCGGTCGCGGCCTGGGGGTTCATGCACGCGTCCGGCGTGCATGCCACGATCGCCGGCGTCATCATCGGCTTCACCGTGCCGGCGCTGGCCCGCGGGGCCGAGTCGATCAGCATCGCCGAGCACCTCGAGCACCTGTGGCGCCCGGTCTCCGCCGGGTTCGCCGTGCCGGTCTTCGCGCTTTTCGCTGCGGGAGTGTCACTAAGCCCCGACGACCTCGCGAGCACGGCCGGCGATCCCGCCGCGCTGGGGGTCGCGTTCGGGCTCGTGCTCGGCAAGCCGATCGGCATCCTCATCGCGACGTTCCTCCTGGTCAAGCTCACGGGGGCGAGTCTCGACCCGTCCGTTCGCTGGCCCGACCTGATGGCCGTGTCGGTCGTCGCGGGCGTCGGCTTCACGGTGTCGCTCCTGATCGGCGAGCTCTCGTTCGCGCCGGACTCCCCGCACAGTGCGCACGTCAAGGCGGCGGTGCTCATCGGCTCCCTGACCTCGGCCACGCTAGGCGCCGCCCTCCTGACGTGGCGCACCCGAGTCCACCTCACCCCCCGCCCCCACCCCCACCCCACCGAGTTTTCAGAGGATCCGGCGCGGAATTCGCACCGACTCCCCTGA
- a CDS encoding aldo/keto reductase, translated as MSFFLPAADRYEQMTYRRTGRSGLDLPALSLGLWHNFGHTTSLEAQRAIIRRAFDLGITHFDLANNYGPPYGSAEESFGRHLAADLRPYRDELVISSKAGYDMWPGPYGDGGSRKYLRASLDQSLTRLGLDYVDIFYSHRPDPTVPIEETMGALHTAVQQGKALYAGISNYSPEQTRVAARVLGELGTPLLIHQASYSMFNRHVETAKPAADGTAGESLLDVVGDLGIGLILFSPLAQGLLTGRYLSGKVPAGSRAAVGHFLKAERIDATYLERARALNEIAAARGQTLAQLALTWVLRDERATSAIIGASSVQQLEDNVAALTADPLTPAELTTIDRYAIEATAR; from the coding sequence ATGTCGTTCTTCCTGCCTGCCGCCGACCGATACGAGCAGATGACCTACCGCCGGACCGGCCGAAGCGGCCTCGACCTGCCCGCGCTGTCGCTCGGGCTCTGGCACAACTTCGGGCACACGACGAGCCTCGAGGCGCAGCGCGCGATCATCCGCCGCGCGTTCGACCTCGGCATCACGCACTTCGACCTGGCGAACAACTACGGGCCGCCGTACGGATCGGCCGAGGAGAGCTTCGGCCGGCACCTCGCCGCCGACCTGCGTCCGTACCGCGACGAGCTGGTCATCAGCTCCAAGGCGGGCTACGACATGTGGCCGGGGCCGTACGGCGACGGCGGGTCGCGCAAGTACCTGCGGGCGTCGCTCGACCAGTCGCTCACGCGGCTCGGGCTCGACTACGTCGACATCTTCTACTCGCACCGCCCCGACCCGACCGTCCCGATCGAGGAGACGATGGGCGCGCTGCACACCGCGGTCCAGCAGGGCAAGGCGCTGTACGCAGGCATCTCGAACTACAGCCCGGAGCAGACGCGCGTGGCGGCGCGGGTGCTCGGCGAGCTCGGCACGCCGCTGCTGATCCACCAGGCGTCGTACTCGATGTTCAACCGGCACGTCGAGACCGCGAAGCCGGCGGCCGACGGGACGGCGGGGGAGAGCCTGCTCGACGTCGTCGGCGACCTGGGCATCGGCCTCATCCTGTTCTCCCCGCTCGCGCAGGGCCTGCTCACCGGCCGCTACCTCAGCGGCAAGGTGCCCGCGGGCTCGCGCGCCGCCGTCGGCCACTTCCTCAAGGCCGAGCGGATCGACGCGACCTACCTCGAGCGTGCGCGCGCCCTCAACGAGATCGCCGCTGCCCGCGGGCAGACGCTCGCGCAGCTCGCGCTGACCTGGGTGCTCCGGGACGAGCGGGCGACGTCAGCGATCATCGGCGCGAGCAGCGTCCAGCAGCTCGAGGACAACGTAGCGGCCCTCACGGCCGACCCCCTGACGCCAGCAGAGCTCACAACGATCGACCGCTACGCGATCGAAGCCACAGCCCGCTAA